From one Coffea eugenioides isolate CCC68of chromosome 11, Ceug_1.0, whole genome shotgun sequence genomic stretch:
- the LOC113752018 gene encoding uncharacterized protein LOC113752018, whose amino-acid sequence MGVCVTKMEAYDHLKVVGFIKGYNNWIAHGELSNYNEATSNSENTSIGVSNGTNDMQDLVHDVFGIPHGTNELNREGDIPVSEAEKFYKLIDDSQQDLYSGCKNFSKLSFIIRLLHLKCLGKMSNKIFNMLVELLREAFPEAMTNLPSSYYKAEKLMNTLGLGYEKIDACPNDCSLYWGSAEKRTSCETCNELRWVASENDPTGEKRKIPQKVLWHFPLKPRLQRLFMSSKIASQMRWHEEKRTKDGCMRHPADSPAWQTFDHLHPEFAKDCRNVRLGLASDGFNPFNNMSSTHSTWPVVLIPYNLPPWMCMKQPYFMLSLLIPGPSSPGNNIDVYLQPLVKELTELWDFGIQTYDASQKENFQLHAALLWTISDFPGYAMLSGWSTKDSKHKFRKQAQFFDGTEEHGKRPPLQTGDMIVSELGDLQIKFGKLVKGNPKLPFNWKKRSIFFDLPYWKDNVLRHNLDFMHIEKNVCENIWGTLLDIEDKAKDHYNSRRDLREMGIRKELHPIETEPGKVYLPPSSFAMDKKQKTMFCNVLKK is encoded by the exons ATGGGTGTTTGTGTGACAAAAATGGAAGCATATGATCATTTGAAAGTGGTAGGATTTATCAAGGGTTATAATAATTGGATAGCACATGGAGAACTTTCAAACTACAATGAAGCCACATCTAATTCTGAAAATACATCAATTGGGGTTTCAAATGGGACTAATGACATGCAAGACTTGGTCCATGATGTATTTGGGATACCACATGGAACAAATGAATTGAATAGAGAAGGGGACATTCCTGTTTCAGAGGctgaaaaattttacaaattgatTGATGATTCTCAACAGGATTTGTACAGTGGTTGCAAAAATTTCTCGAAATTGTCTTTCATTATTCGTTTGCTTCACCTAAAATGCCTGGGTAAGATGAGTAACAAGATTTTTAATATGCTTGTTGAGCTGTTGAGAGAAGCATTTCCAGAGGCCATGACTAATTTGCCGTCTTCTTACTATAAGGCTGAGAAATTGATGAATACATTGGGGTTGGGTTATGAAAAGATCGATGCATGTCCTAATGATTGTTCTCTTTATTGGGGTAGTGCTGAGAAAAGGACTTCATGCGAAACATGTAACGAGCTTAGGTGGGTTGCTTCAGAAAATGATCCAACtggggaaaaaaggaaaattcctcaaaaagtGTTGTGGCATTTTCCCTTAAAACCTAGATTACAAAGActatttatgtcttctaaaattgcatctcaaatGAGATGGCATGAGGAAAAACGTACAAAAGATGGTTGTATGAGACATCCAGCTGATTCTCCAGCTTGGCAAACTTTTGACCATCTACATCCAGAATTTGCTAAGGATTGTCGAAATGTTAGATTGGGGTTGGCATCTGACGGGTTTAATCCATTCAACAACATGAGTTCTACACACAGTACTTGGCCTGTAGTTTTAATACCATATAACTTACCTCCGTGGATGTGTATGAAGCAACCGTACTTCATGTTGTCCTTGTTAATACCCGGACCATCCTCTCCTGGGAATAATATTGATGTTTATCTACAGCCTCTAGTTAAAGAATTGACCGAATTGTGGGATTTTGGCATTCAAACTTATGATGcatcccaaaaagaaaattttcaattgcatgCAGCTCTGTTGTGGACCATTAGTGATTTCCCTGGATATGCAATGTTATCTGGCTGGAGCACTAAAG ATAGTAAGCATAAATTTAGAAAGCAAGCCCAATTCTTTGATGGCACCGAAGAACATGGAAAGCGACCACCATTGCAAACCGGGGATATGATTGTGAGTGAATTGGGAGACTtgcaaattaaatttggaaaacttGTGAAAGGTAATCCGAAGCTGCCTTTCAATTGGAAAAAGAGGAGTATTTTCTTTGACTTGCCATATTGGAAAGATAATGTCTTAAGACACAATCTTGACTTCATGCACATTGAGAAGAATGTTTGTGAAAATATTTGGGGGACATTGCTGGATATTGAGGATAAAGCAAAGGACCATTATAATTCCCGCCGTGATTTGAGAGAAATGGGAATAAGAAAAGAGCTGCATCCCATTGAGACAGAACCTGGAAAGGTGTACTTACCTCCATCTTCCTTTGCAATGgataaaaaacagaaaactatGTTTTGCAATGTGCTAAAAAAGTGA